Genomic segment of Cytobacillus suaedae:
AGCCAGGTGCAAAAGTCATTGAACGAGCTGCTAAATATGGTGTTGATAGCTTTGTTATCTCTCCGAAAAACTTTGAAAGTAAGGTTGCATATGAAAGAGAGATCACTAAGAAGTTACTAGAAAAAGAGATTGATTTTATCGTGTTAGCAGGATATATGAGGTTAATTGGAGAAACGTTATTATCACAGTTTAAAGGGAAAATTGTGAATATACATCCTTCGTTGCTACCGTCATTTCCTGGACTGGATGCAGTTGGTCAAGCATTCCGTGCTGGTGTAAAGGTAACAGGTGTTACTATTCATTATGTAGACGAGGGAATGGATACTGGGC
This window contains:
- the purN gene encoding phosphoribosylglycinamide formyltransferase; translation: MKNIAVFASGSGSNFEAIMNSIKNGELDAHVSLVVCDKPGAKVIERAAKYGVDSFVISPKNFESKVAYEREITKKLLEKEIDFIVLAGYMRLIGETLLSQFKGKIVNIHPSLLPSFPGLDAVGQAFRAGVKVTGVTIHYVDEGMDTGPIIEQAVVSITNNETIETLEKKIHEVEHTLYPQTLQTLFLQNK